The Ficedula albicollis isolate OC2 unplaced genomic scaffold, FicAlb1.5 N14765, whole genome shotgun sequence nucleotide sequence CGCGGGAGGTGCTGGAGGACCTGAAGACGAGCACCCGCTACACGGAGGAGGAGCTGTGCCGCTGGTACGAGAGTTTCCAGCGCCAGTGCCCCGACGGCCGCATCAGCCGCGCCGAGTTCGAGAAGATCTACGGCACCTTCTTCCCCAACTCGGACCCGCAGGGCTACGCGCGCCACGTCTTCCGCAGCTTCGACACCAACGACGACGGCACGCTGGATTTCCGGGAGTACATCATCGCG carries:
- the LOC101819724 gene encoding visinin; translation: EVLEDLKTSTRYTEEELCRWYESFQRQCPDGRISRAEFEKIYGTFFPNSDPQGYARHVFRSFDTNDDGTLDFREYIIALHLTSSGKTHLKLEWAFSLFDVDRNGEVSKSEVL